From Acidihalobacter aeolianus, a single genomic window includes:
- a CDS encoding DoxX family protein, whose amino-acid sequence MFAAYFATGIELAFPVLLVLGLGTRFAAGFLFVYNIIVVVSYPALWPTGFTDHKVRGLMLLVTLLHGPGVLSLDALLRRWRTGGRQFHSARRSMQ is encoded by the coding sequence GTGTTTGCGGCCTATTTCGCCACCGGCATCGAACTGGCGTTCCCCGTGCTGTTGGTCCTGGGCCTCGGTACGCGGTTTGCGGCCGGCTTCCTGTTTGTCTACAACATCATCGTCGTGGTGTCCTATCCGGCGCTGTGGCCGACCGGTTTCACCGATCACAAAGTGCGGGGATTGATGTTGCTGGTCACCCTGCTGCACGGCCCTGGCGTTCTGTCGCTCGACGCCCTCTTGCGACGTTGGCGGACAGGCGGCCGGCAATTTCATTCGGCGAGGAGGTCCATGCAATGA
- a CDS encoding haloacid dehalogenase type II, translating to MNPSQHRQQVIVFDVNETLLDIETLSPFFARTFGDAQVMRQWFAELILYAQSLTLTGGYVPFGQLAVAVLRMVGTIRGVELSEPGVDEFKDHMARLPAHQDAAPALDMLREAGFRMVTLTNSPPEAGKAVLAKAGLSYYFEAQFSVDGVKRFKPAGETYSYVASALRTEASALRLVAAHTWDTQGALAAGWKAALVTRPGNAALWVGGQPDVVEKDLLAIARAIIARDI from the coding sequence ATGAATCCATCGCAACATCGCCAGCAAGTGATCGTCTTCGACGTCAACGAAACCCTGCTGGACATTGAAACCCTCAGCCCGTTCTTCGCGCGTACCTTTGGCGATGCGCAGGTCATGCGCCAATGGTTTGCAGAATTGATCCTCTATGCCCAGTCACTGACCTTGACGGGTGGTTACGTGCCGTTTGGCCAGCTTGCCGTGGCGGTACTGCGCATGGTCGGGACGATCCGGGGCGTCGAGCTTTCGGAACCCGGCGTCGATGAGTTCAAGGACCACATGGCCCGTCTTCCCGCGCACCAGGACGCGGCGCCTGCGCTAGACATGCTTCGCGAGGCGGGGTTCCGCATGGTCACGTTGACCAACTCGCCCCCCGAGGCGGGCAAGGCGGTACTAGCCAAAGCCGGGTTGTCGTATTATTTCGAGGCGCAGTTCTCTGTCGATGGCGTGAAGCGCTTCAAGCCTGCTGGCGAAACCTACAGCTACGTCGCATCGGCATTGCGTACCGAGGCCTCAGCCTTGCGGCTCGTCGCCGCCCATACTTGGGACACTCAGGGAGCTTTGGCCGCGGGTTGGAAGGCTGCCTTGGTGACACGCCCGGGCAACGCTGCCCTATGGGTTGGCGGACAGCCGGATGTAGTCGAAAAGGACTTGCTGGCGATTGCCCGAGCAATTATCGCCAGAGACATCTGA
- the merA gene encoding mercury(II) reductase, with the protein MTQNAIAELAITGMTCDSCAAHVRQALEGVPGVREAQVSYPDATARVVLEREVPMQQLTEAVVGSGYGAQPRNEDTIAASDGQVLHIAVIGSGGAAMAGALKAVERGARVTLIERGTIGGTCVNVGCVPSKIMIRAAHIAHLRRESPFDAGLPPSPSDVLRGPLLAQQQGRVEELRHAKYEGILESTPSIEVLHGQARFVDARTLHVALNDGGERVVAFDRCLIATGARATIPPIAGLADTPYWTSTEALETDAIPQRLAVVGASVVAVELAQAFARLGSQVTILARHTLLSQEDPAISEALVSAFRSEGIEVLEHTQASQVTYAGDEFVLTLGKDELRADRLLVATGRSPNTQELNLEAAGIKTDPRGAIAVDDGLRTSAGQIFAAGDCTDNPQFVYVAAAGGTRAAINMTGGEARLDLSAMPAVVFTDPQVATVGLSEQEAQAQGIETDTRMLTLDNVPRALANFDTRGFIKLVAHAETGRLLGVQAVAAEAGELIQSAALAIRNRMTVQDLADQLFPYLTMVEGLKLAAQTFTKDVKQLSCCAG; encoded by the coding sequence ATGACCCAGAACGCAATCGCTGAACTCGCTATCACCGGCATGACCTGCGACAGTTGCGCCGCGCATGTGCGCCAAGCGCTCGAAGGCGTCCCCGGGGTACGCGAGGCCCAAGTGTCCTACCCGGATGCCACGGCCCGAGTTGTGCTGGAACGCGAGGTGCCCATGCAGCAGTTGACCGAGGCGGTGGTGGGAAGTGGTTATGGCGCGCAGCCACGGAATGAGGACACCATTGCCGCGAGTGACGGGCAGGTGTTGCACATTGCCGTGATCGGCAGCGGCGGTGCGGCCATGGCCGGCGCGCTCAAGGCCGTCGAACGGGGCGCACGCGTGACGCTGATCGAGCGCGGCACCATCGGCGGCACGTGCGTCAATGTCGGTTGCGTACCGTCCAAGATCATGATCCGGGCCGCGCACATCGCGCATCTGCGGCGCGAGAGCCCCTTCGACGCCGGCCTGCCGCCCAGCCCCTCTGACGTACTGCGCGGCCCCTTGCTGGCTCAGCAGCAGGGACGTGTCGAGGAACTGCGGCACGCCAAGTACGAAGGCATTCTGGAAAGCACACCGTCTATTGAGGTCCTGCATGGTCAGGCGCGGTTCGTCGATGCACGGACCCTGCACGTAGCGCTCAACGACGGCGGCGAGCGCGTAGTTGCCTTCGACCGCTGCCTGATCGCCACCGGCGCGCGTGCCACCATCCCGCCCATCGCCGGACTGGCCGACACGCCTTACTGGACCTCGACCGAGGCGCTGGAAACCGACGCGATCCCCCAACGCCTGGCCGTGGTCGGTGCGTCGGTGGTGGCCGTGGAATTGGCTCAGGCCTTCGCTCGTCTGGGCAGCCAAGTCACGATCCTTGCCCGCCATACCCTGCTGTCTCAGGAAGACCCCGCCATCAGCGAAGCGCTGGTCTCCGCCTTCCGCAGCGAGGGCATCGAGGTGCTGGAGCACACCCAGGCAAGCCAGGTCACCTACGCCGGAGACGAGTTCGTGCTGACGCTGGGCAAGGATGAGTTGCGCGCCGACCGGCTGCTCGTGGCCACCGGGCGCAGCCCGAACACGCAAGAGTTGAATCTGGAGGCGGCAGGTATCAAGACCGACCCACGTGGCGCCATTGCCGTGGACGATGGCCTGCGCACAAGCGCTGGTCAAATCTTTGCGGCTGGCGACTGTACCGACAATCCGCAGTTCGTCTATGTGGCCGCAGCCGGCGGCACTCGTGCGGCGATCAATATGACCGGCGGCGAAGCGCGACTCGATCTCTCCGCGATGCCGGCCGTTGTGTTTACCGATCCCCAGGTGGCCACCGTGGGGCTGAGCGAGCAGGAAGCGCAGGCGCAGGGCATCGAGACCGATACCCGCATGCTGACCCTCGACAATGTGCCGCGGGCGCTCGCCAACTTCGATACTCGCGGCTTTATCAAGCTGGTGGCGCACGCCGAAACGGGGCGCCTTCTCGGCGTGCAGGCAGTCGCCGCGGAAGCAGGCGAACTGATTCAGTCGGCGGCGTTGGCGATCCGCAACCGCATGACGGTGCAGGATCTGGCCGATCAGCTCTTCCCCTACCTGACCATGGTCGAGGGGCTCAAGCTGGCCGCGCAAACCTTCACCAAGGACGTCAAGCAACTGTCGTGCTGCGCCGGGTAA
- the merC gene encoding organomercurial transporter MerC: MSVITRIVDKTGVIGAIVGSFSCAMCFPAAASLGAAIGLGFLSHWEGLFVHWLIPIFASVALLATLAGWFSHHQWQRTLLGSIGPVLALIGVFGLTHHFLAKDLARGIFYTGLIVMFLASIWDMINPANRRCATDGCETPTQHG; this comes from the coding sequence ATGTCCGTCATCACCCGTATCGTCGACAAAACCGGTGTCATCGGCGCCATCGTCGGCAGTTTCAGTTGTGCCATGTGCTTCCCGGCAGCCGCGAGCTTGGGGGCTGCGATCGGATTGGGCTTTCTCAGTCACTGGGAAGGCCTGTTCGTGCATTGGCTGATTCCGATCTTCGCCAGTGTGGCGCTATTGGCGACCCTGGCGGGTTGGTTCTCGCACCACCAGTGGCAGCGCACGCTGCTGGGATCGATCGGTCCGGTGCTGGCGCTGATCGGCGTGTTTGGGCTGACCCATCATTTCCTCGCCAAGGATCTGGCGAGAGGGATTTTCTATACGGGTCTGATCGTCATGTTCCTGGCCTCGATCTGGGACATGATCAATCCGGCCAACCGCCGCTGCGCAACGGACGGCTGCGAAACGCCCACCCAACATGGCTAA
- a CDS encoding carboxymuconolactone decarboxylase family protein: protein MTDFTLYDETNAPEGSKELLAKSKAAYGMVPSLHAVMAEAPGLLEAYQTVHELFANSSFDKDELTVVWQTVNVEHGCHYCVPAHTGIAMSMGVDDAITQALRNETALPNAHLEALRTFTLNVVRGRGNVDESAVQAFLDAGFTKRQILEVVLGVSQKVMSNYTNHLANTPVDPPFRKFAWQKKA from the coding sequence ATGACCGATTTCACGCTGTACGACGAAACCAACGCACCCGAAGGCAGCAAGGAGCTGCTTGCCAAGTCGAAAGCTGCCTATGGCATGGTCCCGAGCCTGCACGCCGTCATGGCTGAAGCGCCGGGCCTGCTGGAGGCGTACCAGACCGTCCACGAGCTGTTCGCAAATTCCAGCTTCGACAAGGACGAACTGACGGTCGTCTGGCAAACCGTCAATGTCGAGCACGGCTGCCACTACTGCGTACCGGCGCATACCGGGATCGCCATGAGCATGGGTGTGGACGACGCCATCACCCAGGCGCTGCGCAATGAAACGGCGTTGCCCAATGCTCATCTGGAAGCCCTGCGCACCTTTACGTTGAACGTGGTGCGTGGCCGTGGCAACGTGGACGAAAGCGCGGTGCAGGCCTTTTTGGACGCCGGCTTCACCAAGCGTCAGATTCTCGAGGTGGTGCTCGGCGTTTCCCAGAAGGTGATGTCCAATTACACCAATCACCTGGCAAATACGCCGGTCGATCCACCGTTCCGCAAGTTCGCCTGGCAGAAGAAGGCCTGA
- a CDS encoding thioredoxin-like domain-containing protein, whose product MSAISLAGTHRRLLRWLAALMLTSMTIPVVAAPSLTFPTGAPWFNVSRPLTAGDLKGRLVLLDFFTPGCINCIHTLPDTAKLSREFGRDLVVVGVNSPKFEASQGVGAIDGFIRRYDIHHPIVTDKGMRLWRRYGVFAWPTFVLLGPDGQVVGRFIGEGQYASIRAAVLKEVRAARREGTLQTSTHLPLKPMQMPDTPLLQPGKVAVDGGYVAVADTGHNRIVVLNREGRVLHVIGSGSVGAANGAAAEASFDGPQGLAFSGNELYVADTGNQLIRRIDLRDFTVTTVAGNGRQAYGVTGMQPALEAPLNSPWGLEVVGDSLYVAMAGDHQVWRMDLRSGRIGPFAGSGMEGIADGPAASASFAQSSGLAYHEGRLYVADPESSAVRVVQIADRNVRTLIGHGLFDFGLRDGPAAKALLQHDQGLAYQDGNLYIADTFNDAIRRFDLKTQRVTTLAHGLAQPGGLAVFGPQRLLVADTNANRLVEIDTRNGRMKPWPIQGLAAPTAP is encoded by the coding sequence ATGAGCGCGATTTCACTGGCCGGAACACACCGACGACTGCTGCGTTGGCTGGCGGCCTTGATGCTGACCAGCATGACCATTCCGGTCGTTGCCGCGCCGAGTCTGACATTTCCGACCGGAGCACCCTGGTTCAACGTCAGCCGACCGCTGACCGCGGGCGATCTGAAGGGCCGTCTCGTGCTGCTCGATTTCTTCACGCCGGGGTGCATCAACTGCATCCATACGCTGCCGGATACGGCCAAGCTGTCGCGCGAATTCGGCCGCGATCTGGTGGTCGTCGGCGTGAATTCCCCGAAATTCGAGGCCTCGCAGGGTGTGGGTGCGATCGATGGATTCATCCGTCGCTACGACATCCATCATCCCATCGTCACCGACAAGGGCATGCGCCTGTGGCGCCGCTACGGCGTCTTCGCCTGGCCGACCTTCGTGCTGCTCGGGCCGGACGGCCAGGTCGTTGGGCGATTCATCGGCGAAGGTCAGTACGCCAGCATCCGGGCCGCCGTACTCAAGGAAGTTCGGGCCGCGCGACGCGAGGGAACGCTACAGACCTCGACGCATCTCCCGCTCAAACCCATGCAGATGCCGGATACGCCGCTGCTGCAGCCGGGCAAGGTGGCGGTGGACGGCGGTTATGTGGCGGTTGCCGACACCGGACACAACCGCATCGTCGTGCTGAATCGCGAGGGGCGCGTGCTGCACGTGATCGGCAGCGGTAGCGTGGGTGCCGCCAATGGGGCAGCGGCCGAGGCCAGCTTCGACGGCCCGCAGGGTCTGGCCTTCTCCGGCAATGAGCTGTACGTGGCCGATACCGGCAACCAGCTGATCCGGCGCATCGATCTGCGCGATTTCACGGTGACGACCGTCGCCGGCAACGGCCGACAGGCCTATGGCGTAACCGGTATGCAGCCTGCCCTTGAGGCGCCGCTGAATTCGCCGTGGGGGCTGGAAGTGGTCGGCGACAGCCTGTACGTCGCCATGGCCGGCGATCATCAGGTCTGGCGCATGGATTTGCGGAGCGGACGCATCGGGCCGTTTGCCGGCAGCGGCATGGAGGGCATCGCTGACGGCCCGGCTGCGTCGGCAAGCTTCGCGCAGAGCAGCGGCCTCGCCTATCACGAGGGTCGACTGTATGTCGCCGATCCCGAATCCTCCGCCGTGCGTGTCGTGCAGATTGCCGACCGGAACGTGCGCACGCTCATCGGCCACGGTCTGTTCGACTTCGGTCTGCGCGACGGGCCTGCAGCCAAGGCTCTGTTGCAGCACGATCAGGGCCTCGCCTACCAGGACGGCAACCTCTACATCGCCGACACCTTCAACGACGCCATCCGCCGCTTCGACCTGAAAACCCAGCGTGTGACCACCCTTGCCCACGGGCTCGCGCAGCCCGGCGGGCTCGCGGTGTTCGGGCCGCAACGCCTGCTCGTGGCCGATACCAACGCCAATCGGCTGGTCGAGATCGATACGCGCAACGGCAGGATGAAACCCTGGCCGATCCAGGGCCTGGCCGCGCCGACTGCGCCCTGA
- a CDS encoding SHOCT domain-containing protein: MWIFPLIFLVVMLIFLFLFIFRGGRGGGNGPMCGGWGIRDEGMRDKKEASAKEILDRRYARGEISREEYRQMKKELE; the protein is encoded by the coding sequence ATGTGGATATTTCCGCTGATCTTCCTGGTCGTGATGTTGATCTTCCTCTTCCTCTTCATCTTCCGCGGCGGCCGCGGAGGCGGGAATGGGCCTATGTGCGGCGGATGGGGAATACGTGATGAAGGAATGCGTGATAAAAAAGAAGCAAGCGCAAAAGAGATTCTCGACCGGCGTTACGCCCGTGGGGAAATCAGCCGGGAGGAGTATCGGCAAATGAAGAAGGAACTCGAATGA
- the merR gene encoding Hg(II)-responsive transcriptional regulator: MEPIATALTIGQLAAGVGVNVETIRFYQRRGLLREPPRPPGGIRHYSAEDVARVKFIKSAQRMGFSLDEIHHLLRLDEGMQCDAAAELAAQHLNDVRTRLQDLHRIEATLAKLLEQCRQGDEKVACPLIAALHEDEVGAPY; encoded by the coding sequence ATGGAACCTATAGCTACCGCATTGACCATCGGACAACTGGCCGCAGGGGTCGGCGTCAACGTGGAGACGATCCGGTTCTACCAACGCAGGGGCTTGTTGCGCGAACCGCCTCGCCCGCCAGGGGGTATTCGGCACTACTCAGCCGAGGATGTTGCGCGGGTGAAATTCATCAAGTCGGCGCAACGGATGGGATTCAGCCTTGACGAAATCCACCATCTGCTGCGACTCGATGAGGGGATGCAATGCGATGCGGCGGCCGAATTGGCGGCCCAGCACTTAAACGATGTGCGGACGCGGCTACAGGATCTGCACCGGATCGAGGCAACGCTTGCAAAATTGCTCGAACAGTGCCGGCAGGGTGATGAGAAAGTCGCCTGTCCGTTGATCGCGGCGCTACACGAAGACGAGGTGGGCGCGCCTTACTAA
- a CDS encoding peroxiredoxin family protein: protein MRKKSIMILLGLSILIGVSGWVSWKFSGAPSTVRSQTSTRTQTSMQFHPVPAPDVSFEVAGKKTSISQYAGHKIMLWLFSTWCGSCEAGLKALAKHRQELAQDGVTLIVLDNYKNDGYPGLTTDEFVQKVAPELENASGWIFGTASKTLAETYNPKRFPDIYFLIDSKGLIQAISGSPNVTMQKILRFAKTGQ from the coding sequence ATGCGTAAGAAATCCATCATGATTTTATTAGGGTTGTCGATCTTGATCGGGGTGTCGGGGTGGGTCAGTTGGAAATTCTCGGGAGCACCATCGACCGTGCGCTCTCAGACATCAACACGCACTCAAACATCGATGCAATTCCATCCCGTGCCCGCCCCGGATGTTTCATTTGAAGTGGCGGGGAAGAAAACATCGATCAGCCAGTACGCGGGACACAAAATCATGCTCTGGTTGTTTTCGACATGGTGTGGCAGTTGCGAGGCTGGACTCAAGGCGCTGGCCAAACATCGCCAGGAGTTGGCGCAGGATGGCGTGACTTTGATCGTATTGGATAATTACAAGAACGATGGATATCCGGGTCTGACAACCGATGAATTTGTGCAAAAGGTCGCGCCTGAGTTGGAAAACGCATCTGGCTGGATATTCGGGACAGCGAGCAAAACGCTTGCCGAAACGTACAATCCGAAAAGGTTTCCTGACATCTACTTTCTGATCGACAGCAAAGGGCTGATCCAGGCGATCAGCGGTTCTCCAAACGTCACTATGCAGAAAATACTTAGGTTTGCGAAAACAGGTCAATAG
- a CDS encoding class I SAM-dependent methyltransferase, producing MMIQDRLFPATGMPDRNWWHALWPDPDGVVRALRIESGMTVVDLGCGYGYFTAAIARQVGPGRVVGFDLDSEMLEQAQAACEGMANCDWLLGDAMELSQLLGASVDYVLIANTFHGAPDKAALAREVAAALRPNGRFAIVNWYPLPREETTVLAQPRGPSTELRMSPEQTREVVEPAGFTLETVIELPPFHYGAIFVRAN from the coding sequence ATGATGATTCAGGATCGATTGTTTCCGGCCACGGGGATGCCCGACAGGAACTGGTGGCATGCCTTATGGCCAGACCCCGATGGCGTCGTCAGAGCCTTGCGCATCGAGTCTGGAATGACGGTCGTTGACCTGGGCTGTGGATATGGTTATTTCACCGCCGCCATTGCCCGGCAGGTCGGGCCGGGGCGAGTTGTCGGATTCGACCTTGACTCTGAGATGCTTGAGCAGGCGCAAGCGGCTTGCGAAGGAATGGCGAACTGCGACTGGCTGCTTGGGGACGCCATGGAGTTGAGTCAACTGCTTGGCGCGTCGGTGGACTATGTATTGATCGCCAACACCTTCCACGGCGCGCCGGACAAGGCGGCGCTGGCTCGTGAGGTCGCTGCGGCCTTAAGGCCAAACGGCCGCTTTGCCATTGTCAATTGGTATCCGCTGCCACGCGAAGAGACCACCGTCCTAGCCCAGCCGCGAGGGCCGAGTACCGAACTGCGCATGTCGCCGGAACAGACCCGTGAGGTGGTCGAGCCGGCCGGTTTCACGTTGGAAACAGTGATCGAGTTGCCGCCCTTCCATTACGGGGCAATCTTCGTCCGCGCGAACTGA
- the merB gene encoding organomercurial lyase: MIRHQDDESRLHSRQKVEAAAARLRDRFPLESGVMALSSHALEDYRRLIDHWCDTASPLATDVLSPESLYALLAIDAVVDQSGQLGCYPFSVLPTGIQVQLGDRSVHAMCAIDALAVSRVSGQASQIVAPCALCDTQLALGMHANGSLHEVMMYEAAVLWTDETQGSCGTNACCNTLCPSIRFVCRSCAEIESKKHESDIFTVPQAAVVANAFFGFQARLRGLEIG; this comes from the coding sequence ATGATCCGACATCAAGACGACGAAAGCCGGCTGCACAGTAGGCAGAAGGTGGAAGCGGCCGCTGCCCGCTTGCGTGATCGCTTTCCTCTGGAAAGTGGGGTGATGGCCTTGTCGAGTCACGCCCTTGAGGATTATCGCCGTCTGATCGATCACTGGTGCGATACCGCAAGCCCGCTAGCAACCGATGTGCTTAGCCCGGAGAGTCTGTATGCCTTACTGGCCATCGACGCCGTAGTTGATCAATCCGGGCAACTCGGCTGTTACCCCTTCAGCGTCTTGCCGACAGGCATACAGGTCCAACTTGGTGACCGTTCGGTTCATGCCATGTGTGCGATCGACGCCTTGGCGGTTTCGCGCGTCAGTGGCCAAGCGAGCCAGATTGTTGCCCCATGCGCCTTGTGCGATACGCAGTTGGCTCTCGGGATGCACGCCAACGGTAGCTTACACGAGGTGATGATGTATGAGGCGGCGGTCCTCTGGACCGACGAAACACAGGGAAGTTGCGGTACGAACGCGTGCTGCAACACCTTATGCCCGAGTATTCGTTTCGTCTGCCGCAGTTGCGCCGAAATAGAAAGCAAAAAGCATGAGAGTGACATTTTTACAGTTCCCCAGGCTGCTGTGGTTGCCAACGCTTTTTTCGGATTTCAGGCAAGGCTGCGTGGTCTGGAGATTGGATAG
- a CDS encoding DMT family transporter gives MTRHPSFGLFLALCGALVLTPDTLFMRWSGMGALEMIAWRGLLMGAVFIGAWVVFRRHVWHNDLRGLVSSSGITVILCQFAGAVLFSYAIAEAPVSVVLFGVATVPVFSAILAYLLLGEETHASTWLAMVMVIGGIGIAVFGGTSGSTMGSREALLGAVAGLAVALFVALNFVSLRRNPGVPILLANGGGALLAGAVSLGIVGPVAVWHGDVWAIVFTGVLILPISFFLLSMATRHTTTANVSLVMLVETVLGPGWVWLGTGQRPTDAMFIGGAVVVGTLALYLGYADRRKLRAARRPAFSDV, from the coding sequence ATGACCCGCCATCCGAGCTTCGGACTCTTCCTCGCCCTCTGCGGCGCGCTGGTGCTCACGCCGGACACCCTGTTCATGCGCTGGTCCGGGATGGGAGCGCTGGAGATGATTGCCTGGCGTGGTCTGTTGATGGGTGCCGTCTTCATCGGGGCCTGGGTCGTGTTTCGCCGCCATGTATGGCACAACGATCTGCGCGGACTCGTTTCCAGCAGCGGCATCACCGTGATCCTGTGCCAGTTCGCCGGCGCCGTGCTGTTCAGCTACGCCATTGCCGAGGCGCCGGTTTCGGTCGTCCTGTTCGGTGTCGCGACCGTCCCGGTGTTCTCCGCCATCCTCGCCTATCTGCTGCTGGGCGAGGAGACCCATGCCTCGACCTGGCTGGCGATGGTGATGGTGATCGGCGGGATCGGCATCGCGGTGTTCGGCGGCACTTCGGGCTCGACGATGGGCAGCCGGGAGGCGCTGCTCGGCGCCGTTGCGGGACTTGCCGTCGCCTTGTTCGTCGCGCTCAACTTCGTGTCGCTGCGGCGCAATCCGGGCGTGCCGATACTCCTTGCCAATGGCGGTGGTGCGTTGCTGGCCGGTGCGGTTTCCCTGGGTATCGTCGGGCCCGTTGCAGTGTGGCATGGCGACGTCTGGGCCATTGTCTTTACCGGCGTGCTCATCCTGCCGATCTCGTTCTTCCTGCTCTCCATGGCCACGCGCCATACGACCACCGCAAACGTGAGCCTGGTCATGCTCGTCGAGACCGTGCTCGGTCCCGGCTGGGTCTGGCTGGGTACCGGGCAAAGACCCACGGATGCCATGTTCATCGGCGGTGCCGTCGTGGTCGGCACGCTGGCACTCTATCTCGGGTATGCGGATCGTCGCAAACTGCGCGCAGCGCGCCGGCCCGCGTTTTCTGACGTCTGA
- a CDS encoding carboxymuconolactone decarboxylase family protein: MNHGHNHDEIIEHYNRFHAAVYGPEGALDRKTRHLICLGATLGAGCEFCTKYALGVLKELQASDAEIDEAISVAMTVGASNARLLAKKVRGENP; the protein is encoded by the coding sequence GTGAACCATGGCCACAATCACGACGAAATCATCGAACACTACAACCGCTTTCACGCAGCCGTCTACGGTCCCGAGGGCGCATTGGACCGGAAGACCCGTCACCTGATCTGTCTCGGCGCGACACTGGGTGCAGGATGCGAATTCTGCACGAAATACGCCCTCGGTGTGCTCAAGGAACTCCAGGCCAGCGATGCCGAGATCGACGAGGCGATCAGTGTCGCCATGACCGTGGGCGCGAGCAACGCGAGGTTGCTAGCCAAGAAAGTTCGGGGTGAAAACCCATAG
- a CDS encoding MerR family DNA-binding protein, with the protein MNTGEKHPTWTIGRLAAAAGVHVETVRYYQRRALLPIPSRVYGSIRRYHQEDLDRLNFIRHAQQAGFSLDEIAELLALGEKRCHEIQMIAERRLHEVGTRIESLHRVKHQLSGLIDACKRGEEMDAPIDCPLYLRIRED; encoded by the coding sequence ATGAACACGGGCGAGAAGCATCCCACGTGGACGATCGGACGGCTGGCCGCTGCTGCCGGCGTGCACGTGGAAACCGTCCGCTATTACCAGCGGCGTGCTTTACTGCCCATCCCGTCACGCGTTTATGGCAGCATCCGTCGATATCACCAGGAAGATCTGGACCGTCTGAATTTTATCCGCCACGCACAGCAGGCCGGGTTCAGTCTGGATGAAATTGCCGAGCTGCTTGCCCTGGGAGAAAAGCGTTGTCACGAAATTCAAATGATCGCAGAAAGGCGTTTGCACGAGGTGGGTACGCGGATCGAATCTCTGCATCGAGTAAAACACCAGCTGTCCGGGTTGATCGACGCGTGCAAGCGAGGAGAAGAAATGGATGCGCCGATCGATTGCCCGCTGTACCTGAGAATCAGGGAGGACTGA
- a CDS encoding helix-turn-helix domain-containing protein — protein sequence MDELRRRAAAGEKKTQLAREFGISRETLYQYLKTDD from the coding sequence GTGGATGAGTTGCGGCGTCGCGCTGCGGCTGGCGAGAAGAAGACGCAGCTTGCCCGCGAGTTTGGCATCAGCCGGGAAACTCTGTATCAATACCTGAAGACGGATGACTGA
- a CDS encoding ArsR/SmtB family transcription factor, whose amino-acid sequence MKFPDHNQEQIIPALKVLGEPNRLRILYGLGLECRPVTDIINATGLAQTNVSFHLRVLREAGFVRAERRGAFIYYCLADPELLRILHDLIRWLDARQTPVAGLSDQSSHPADPKSALAEAEEV is encoded by the coding sequence ATGAAATTTCCCGATCATAACCAAGAGCAGATCATTCCCGCACTCAAGGTGCTCGGTGAGCCGAACCGCCTGCGTATCCTGTACGGGCTCGGCCTCGAATGCCGTCCGGTGACGGACATCATCAACGCAACGGGCCTGGCGCAAACCAATGTCTCGTTCCACTTGCGCGTGCTGCGCGAGGCGGGATTCGTTCGCGCCGAGCGGCGCGGAGCGTTCATCTATTATTGCCTCGCCGACCCGGAACTGCTGCGCATCCTGCATGACCTGATACGTTGGCTGGACGCGCGTCAGACGCCAGTCGCGGGACTGTCCGATCAATCCAGCCACCCAGCCGACCCCAAATCGGCGTTGGCAGAAGCCGAGGAGGTGTAA